In Lolium rigidum isolate FL_2022 chromosome 7, APGP_CSIRO_Lrig_0.1, whole genome shotgun sequence, the DNA window tgtacaaaggtctaaggagaaagctcgcatttggatttctcgcttttgattattctcaacttagacatccataccgggacaacatagacaacgagataatggactcctcttttaatgctttaagcattcaacaacaattaattcttttctcattagagatttgaggatgtttgtccaaaactgaaacttccaccatggaacatggctttagttagcggcccaatgttcttctctcacaatatgcatgctcaaaccattcaactcagtgtagatcgcccttacttcagtacaagacgaacatgcatagcaactcacatgaaattcaacaatgagttgatggcgttccccgataaacatggttatcgcacaacaagcaacttaataagagataaagtgcataattacatattcaataccacaatagtttttaagctatttgtcccatgagctatatattgcaaaggtgaatgatggaattttaaaggtagcactcaagcaatttactttggaatggctggaaaataccatgtagtaggtaggtatggtggacacaaatggcatagtggttggctcaagtattttggatgcatgagaagtattccctctcgatacaaggtttaggctagcaaggcttgttagaaacaaacacaaggatgaaccggtgcagcaaaactcacataaaagacatattgaaagcattataagactctacaccgtcttccttgttgttcaaactcaatactagaaattatctagaccttagagaaaccaaatatgcaaaccaaattttagcatgctctatgtatttcttcattaatgggtgcaaagcatatgatgcaagagcttaaacatgagcacaacaattgccaagtatcacattacccaagacattatagcaattactacatgtatcattttccaattccaaccatataacaatttaacgaaggagaaacttcgccatgaatactatgagtagaaaccaaggacatacttgtccatatgctacagcggagcgtgtatctctcccataaagtgaatgctaggatccattttattcaaacaaaacaaaaacaaaaacaaaccgacgctccaagaaaaagcacataagatgtgatggaataaaaatatagtttcaggggaggaacctgataatttgttgatgaagaaggggatgccttgggcatccccaagcttagacgcttgagtcttcttgatatatgcaggggtgaaccaccgggtgcatccccaagcttagagctttcactctccttgatcatgttgcatcatactcctctcttgatccttgaaaacttcctccacaccaaactcgaaacaactcattagagggttagtgcacaatataaattgacatattcagaggtgatacaatcattcttaacacttctggacattgcataatgctactggacattagtggatcaaagaaattcatccaacatagcgaaagaggcaatgcgaaataaaaggcagaatctgtcaaaacagaacagttcgtattgacgaattttaaaatggcaccagacttgctcaaatgaaaatgctcaaattgaatgaaagttgcgtacatatctgaggattatgcacgtaaattggcataattttctgagcttcctgcagggcagtgggctcagattcgtgacagcaaagaaatctggaactgcgcagtaatccaaatctagtacttacttttctatcaacggcttaacttggcacaacaaaactcaaaactaagataaggagaggtttctacagtagtaaacaacttccaagacacaaaataaaaacaaagtactgtaggtaaaaacatgggttgtctcccataagcgcttttctttaacgcctttcagctaggcgcagaaagtgtgtatcaagtaacatcaagagatgaagcatcaacatcattaccagcggtgttgggagttttatcaattttaggcctatagtaattctttggtttaggcaccttagagacatacatgaatttttgctccttacccacataagctttctcattaaatttaagagaagaaaaagttgaacccaattttctcatagcttcttcaagtttaccaattctatgggtttgattatcatggatagcacaagtttctagagtagcaattctttcattaattcctcctaggattttatcaagtttatcagtattatccagtaatatttccattttagtttcaatgctacaatttttctctatggtttccaattttttcataacatcctcaagggaggtttcacttttagtttcattaacaggtggtgttccaaataaactctcaataatgcaactagcttctaaagcgggagcacctaggaagttacctcccgcgagacaatcaagaacatatctattccagctagagataccaacataaaaattcccgagtaggatagtggtggagtgtttcttagtgcacctattatgggcatcactaattctataccaagcatcttttaaacattctcccccttgttgcttaaatgaacgaacttcaacttcaggattactcattttagcgatagtaaataaagtgaactagataaagtaaatgcaagtaaactaatttttttgtgtttttgatatagcaaacaagacagtaaataaagtaaaactagcaactaatttttttgtattattttgatttagtgcagcaaacaaagtagtaaataaaataaagcaagacaaaaacaaagtaaagagattgagaagtggagactccccttgcagcgtgtcttgatctccccgacaacggcgccggaaaaagagcttgatggcgtgtatttcacacgttcgttgggcaaccccaagaggaaggtatgatgcgcacagcagcaagttttccctcgaaagaaaccaaggtttatcgaaccaggaggagccaagaagcacgttgaaggttgatggcggcgggatgtagtgcggcgcaacaccggagattccggcgccaacgtggaacctgcacaacacaaccaaagtactttgccccaacgaaacaggtgaggttgtcaatctcaccggcttgctgtaacaaaggattaaccgtattgtgtggaagatgattgtttgcgagagaaaacagtaaaaacaagtattgcgatgagattgtatttcgataaagagaattggaccggggtccacgagttcactagaggtgtctctcccataagacgaacagcatgttgggtgaacaaattacagttgggcaattgacaaataaagagagcatgacaatgcacatacatatcatgatgagtatagtgagatttaattgggcattacgacaaagtacatagaccgccatccaactgcatctatgcctaaaaagtccaccttcgggttatcatccgaaccccctccagtattaagttgcaagcaacgagacaattgcattaagtatggtgcgtaatgtaatcaacaactacatccttagacatagcatcaatgttttatccctagtggcaacagcacaacacaaccttagaactttcgtcactcgtcccggtgtcaatgcgagcatgaacccactatcgagcataagtactccctcttggagttacaatcatctacttggccagagcatctactagtaacggagagcatgcaagatcataaacaacacataagcataactttgataatcaacataacaagtattctctattcatcggatcccaacaaacgcaacatatagaattacatatagatgatcttgatcatgataggcagctcacaagatccgacaatgatagcacaatggggagaagacaaccatctagctactgctatggacccatagtccgggggtagactactcactcatcacaccggaggcgaccatggcggcgtagagtcctccgggagatgaatcccctctccggcagggtgccggaggcgatctcctggatcccccgagatgggatcggcggcgacggcgtctcagtaatgttttccgtatcgtggctctcggtactgggggtttcgtcacggaggctatttgtaggcggaagggcaagtcgagaggcggcacggggggcccacaccacagggccgcgcggccaggggggggccgcgccgccctagggtttggccaccccgtggcccctcttcgtctcgtcttcggtcttctggaagcttcgtgagaaaataggcctctgggcttttatttcgtccaattccgagaatatttctttactaggatttctgaaaccaaaaacagcgagaaaacagcaatcggcacttcggcatcttgttaataggttagttccagaaaatgcacgaatatgatataaagtgtgcataaaacatgtaggtaacatcaataatgtggcatggaacacaagaagttatcgatacgttggagacgtatcaccccgcgcctcctcgcctctcatttcgttgtgtccggcgtgcccggtgcgtcccctgtgggacggggacgggctcgggacgccgggcaccgtatcggggcgcgccggacaaaaaagggctttggggcgcgcggctgggaacgtttttttgtccggcgcgccccaaatccctttggaggaccgtttgggggacgcgactggagatgctcttagcatagTTTGTGACCTACGGCAGCCGCCATGGCAAATCGATCTTAGATTAGGGTAAAACTGGGCTGGCTTTTGGTATTACAGAAAAGGATCGATCTCTAGGACGATGGCCAAAACTGGGCTGGGCTTTGGTGTGTACAAGTGCAGAGTCACACATTGTAAGCATGGGCCGGCCTTGAGTAAGTACTAGTAGCGATCTGCGTCGATTAGCTTCCGTAGAAAAGAAGAAAAGCTTCAATTGATACGATTACACTGCTCCTAGATATACATACGTATACACCAGATTGTTAGGGGGGGCCGAACCATGgggggggtctagcccctgctcgccccccccTGTCTATTTGGTTTGAACATTCGAGTGGGATGGGAtggatcaggtttttggggatggGATGGTCCATATTAGGTGATCCCATATTCTATTTGGTTTGAACATCCGAGTGGGATGGGATGAAGTGTGTTTATGTTATGATACTAATAATGATTGATTAATAGCCGTTCAATTGCAATTAGCAAAAAACACGGAATGTCATCTTCACTAGCCGTCATCTTCCCAGGGCCGGGATTATCGCACCCTTCTAGGCCAACCGCGCTCGAACagggccgaggccgccacactcgCCCAGAGCCAAGGTCGACGTGAGCGCGCACAACGGCCACCGCGCTCGCTCTCGCCATCGGCGACGTCGCCAAGCTGGAGTTGGGAAAGATGCGGTGGGGGTATGGGCGATTAGAGACGAGGGTCCATGTTTTTAGGGAAAGGTGGATCGGTAGGTTCGATCAATTTTGAGGGATTGGTTGATTCATGATTTTGGAGGAATATTCCTTTACGGGGATGGTCCCATCCACCTTACTTTGTAACCAAACATATCAAGAAAGAGGACCATCTCATCCCATCCATGTTTTGGTCCGAAACCAAACACACGCTTAGATTTTTAAAATACTATTTCCAGCCTCAAGAGTGCTATTGCCAAGCTTTTTTTCATGGAGCTTATTATGTAGATTACATGGTCAATTTGGACGGTCAGAAATGACTTTATTTTCAAGGTTGTACCTCCAAATCTTTACAGGTGCCGAAAGAGATTAAAGGATGAAATTGCTCTTCCTATTCATAAAGCTAAGAGAAAATCATATTATGGCATAGCTTCTTGGGTAGAAAGATTTAGATAGTCTTCCTTTATTTCTTTCTTTTGGGCTTGAGGTCCACCTAGTTGTTAATCTCCAGCAACTCTTTTATTGTACACGACTATTTTCTTATAAATAAAAGATAAAATATATACAGTGAGGAAACACACTATTCAGCCTAAAAAAAATAATACTTCCCGAAACAACCAAACTAGCCCTCAGTCATTGTTTCCTTGGTCACTCCGAAGCACAGTGAGTTTTGTTCATTGGCTCGTCGGTTCCCGCGCAGAATCCAAGAGAGACCGAACAAAGCAACCGTCCCTGGATCACAAGAGAGCCAACGGCAACAACAAGAACAGATCTCACATACAGTAGCAAGCGGTCGATCAAACCAAGCGCGATCCTGTATTCCTGTGTAGTACGTGCCATGCCACGCCACTGCCACCAAGCCTCCAGCGAGCAATGGAGATGGCGAGCGCGAGGAGGAGGGCGAGGCAGGTCAGCGGGGACCACGTCGTGCTGCTGAGCGCCTGCGTCGTCCTCATCTCTGTTACTCTACTCCTCGCTGCCGCCGTGTCTTCGGGCTTCGGGGCCGCGGGAGTCGCCGGGGAGATCAAAGTCGTCGTGAGGACGACCAGCGCCCCGGCAGCCGTcgaggacgtcgacggcggccGCAGGTACTGCGGCGAGGATGACCGCGACAGCATGTTCGTCGACGGCGAGTGGGTGCGCGACGAGGCCGAGCTGAGGTATCCGCTGTACCAGTCGAGGGACTGCCCGTTCATCGACGTGGGGTTCCGGTGCGGCGAGAACGGCCGGCCGGACGACGGGTACGCCCGGTGGACGTGGCGGCCAAGGCGCTGCACGCTCCCAAGGTCTCTAGTTTGTTCTACATTTGAGTTGTCAGTTGTGGATGGCATGCCTGTTCAATCTGGGCAGTTCATCTCCGTGATCCAACTGCCATAAACCTGCGTTGATCATGAAGCCACTTTCAGATTCGATGCCAAGAAGCTCCTGGAGGTGCTCCGGAACCGCCGGCTGGTGTTCGTGGGCGACTCGATCGGGCGCAACCAGTGGGAGTCGATGTTGTGCATGCTTTCCTCTGTCGTCCCCGATGCCGAGGCCTCGGTGCGCGAGGAGAACGGGAGCCCCATCACCAAGCACAAGGGCTACCTGTCCTTCAGGTTCCTCCACCATAACCTCACCGTGGAGCACTACCGGTCGCCGTACCTTGTCCGGCGCGGCAGCCGCCCCCGCCGCGCGCCCCGGCATGTGCGGTCGGTTCTCCAGCTCGGCTCCATGGACGCCAGGGCTCCCTTGTGgaagggcgctgacgtcctcgtcTTTAACTCTGGCCACTGGTGGAACCAGGACCGGTTTCAGCAACTGTATGTACTGTCACTCTGTCAATAGACTAGTTTAAATGGTTGCTCGGGTCGTCTACTTCCATGAACTGATCTTGCTATGCCAGGCAATGCTACTTTCAGGAAGGCAAGAAGCTGAGGCTGGACATGAGCGTGGAGGCCGCCTACCAGAGAGCCATGGACACTGTATACCAGTGGGTTCAGAAGGAAGTGGACGCAAGCAAGACCCTGGCCATCTTCAGAACATACTCACCTGCGCATACTAGGCATGAATTATTTATTTTCTTGCGAGATTGATCGAACGAACGAATGATTCTGAAAGAGGCTTAATTTCCAGGGCCACAAATGGCGGGAGCTGCGCCATGGAGACGCTGCCGGAGCTGAACAGGACGAAGGTCTCGCTAGAACGGTGGCCGGGAACGCTGCAGCCGGTGTTTGGAGGACTGGACTCTGAGGCGGCGTCGGACCTGCGTGTGATGAACGTGACACTAATGACGGCACAGAGAAGAGACGGTCACCCAGCGGTGTATAATGTGAAGCCGTCGGCGAGGGTGTCGGTTGGGCAGAGGGCGGACTGCAGTCACTGGTGCCTGCCTGGCGTGCCGGACGCTTGGAACGAGCTCCTCTATGCAATGATTCTTACAAGATATGTTTGATGTTTTTGGTGGATCTTTACTTACATTTCATTGACATATGAAGACATGCTGTAAAATATTGGAGGCAACACACACACGGCAAACGTATGCTTATTCAGTTTCCTGTTAGAAAAACTAAACTATTCGTTTCACCCGACGGATCAAAGCAGCCATCTTCTCCGAGTGTTTGCCTCTTCCTCTACATAATGTCTCCGACCAATCTATTTCACAGAGAAACAAGCTTCTTCCATGTCTTGTCTGCCCGCGCACGAGTTTACCCCCTCCGCCAttcctcttcatcggccacccCTCCTCCTCTGCAGCATGGATGACCTCGCGGTGGAAATCGAGTTGGAGATCAAACCGAAGTATTGCGGGGCGGGGGGATATGGGGTTGGAGGAGATGAGCTCGGACTTCCCTGAGGGCACCGGCCAGCACCGTGCATGTCCACGTGGCAAAATCGATGTCTCAATATATGTTGGTTGTAAGAGGTTAGTTATTTTGGTATTTTTATGTTGTATGCCTGTATAGGCTTTTGTTGACATGATTTTGTTGTCATGTTGCAACTTCTGAGTTTTGGTTGTTGTAGACCGCATGTTATAGGCGGACCTAGCATCCCTCTTGCCCGGGCGGTCGCCCAGGCTTTCGGCCGGCCGACAGGCTTATTTTCCTCCCTATTTTACATGTATTTGATACAAAATTAGCACACTAAACCTATTGCCCAGGCTTTAAAATTTTCCTGGGTCCGCTTATGAATCATCGCACCTCGCAAGCCAATAAGAATGAGAGTAAACGGACTGCCAAGAAATAGTGCAATACTTTTGAAGGCACAAAAATTCATATTTTGAAGTTCTAAAAGAAATCTATAAAAATCAAGCATGTAGACAATGCATGGATGCGGATATGTACATGTGATGTTTGAAACTTAAATACGAGCATTTTATGATCTGTACAAAAATCGCAAAATACTGAGGCTGCATCCTAGGTTCCAAAATTTATAACTTAATCAAAGGCTGCATCCTAGATTCCAGAATTTGGAATGGCAGAGGAAGATGAATGAGAGTCGGTCTTAATGCCCTTCGGCTTGAACGTGTGCTCCGGCAACCTTCGAGGCGGCAATGAATACTGTGTTCGCGTACGCAATTTGAAAATATGTCTGTGTTCTTCGATGACATATTGGTTTGCAGTAAAAAACATCTCCGAGAAGTCCAAGTGTTGATTCGCGCACCCTTCTTGAGTATTTGGTTCACATTATTAGTGAGCATGGCATGTCTACTGATCCAACAAAGGTGGCAGCGGTGCAGAGTTGGCCTCACCCACCAATTTGAGACAACTAAGGGGATTCTTATGACTCGCAGGTTAATATCGCAAGTTCATCCGCCACTTTGGCATATTGTGTCATCCGCTGACAAATCTAGCTACTAAAGAAAAATGTACATTACCTTTGGACACCAGAAGTGCAGGAAGCATTCGTGGGGATCAAGCAAGCATTGACACATGCACTGGTTATTGGCACTGCCGGATTTCTTCAAAAGCTTCGATTTAGAAACTGATGCATCAGCTAGTTTGGTTGGGGCTGTCCTCATGCAACATAGGCATCCCATTGCATTTCTCAATCAAGCGTTGGAGATCAAACCAAACACCAACAATTCACAATTCACATTGACCATCGCAACCTTATTCATCTGGGCGATCACAAATTCAACACTAAGATGGCTTTCTTCAAGTCgaattttaagtcaaattttggtgctccctccgattcatacttAATGCTAAAATAGATGTATTTACAACTAAATGTGTCTACATACATTTATATTTATATTAACGTCAagtaatcggagggagtatataataaCACAACTTACCATTCAGAGACTATTAAGCGGTTGCATGGAGGGATGGAGGGGGCTAGTGCTGGCGATCTGGAAAAAGTGCGGCAAGAGACGAGCAGTTGCGCCAATGCTGGTCACGTGCGGGTTTAGGATTGAAAAAACTCGACTTCTCGTCCGGCTGTCCTCGTCCTCAACGGCCAACTAGAATCCCCATCGCCCCCACGCTACCGACCTCTCTCCTGCACCCCTGCTCTCCACAACCCCTAGCCAACCGCAGAGTGCTAGAGCTCGAGGTAGTGTAGGATGACGACGTCTGCCGACCACGTCCCGCTTCTAGGCCCGCGCACCCTCCCTGCGATGATCCGCGCCCCGGCTCTCGCCATGCCCGCGCGGAAGAGGGCGGGCGTTCTTAGGCTCCGCTCCATCTCCGTGAGCACGCTCCCTCACCAGCACTGGGCCGCCTACTCCCCCGACTAGAGCCGCATGGTGCTCGCGCTCTGCATCAGCAGCCTTAGCCTCGGCCCCAACAAGCAGGGAGGAGGGCGATGCGCGATCACTTGCGCACGATCGATGGGGCGCCCCATCATGGAGTTCCAGTTCGAGGCCGCGGGCGCAGGTGGCGGACCACCCTGCGGCGTGGCCGCGCCCGACGCAAGCGGTGACGGGGATGTGCCACGGCACAGGCTACCGCTCTTCTACGAGCGAAAGGGGTGGCTCGTGCGCCCCCACCTCACCATCATCGGCATGCGGCCACGCCGCCGCACGCTTCGATGCCCAGGCGAGGTCAAGCAgcgcgactcctcctcctccggccaggaCGACAgtgacggcgacgacgatgacgacgcttcGACTGGTGCGGCTGCGCCAGGCCACGTGGCCGGGAAGATgtccatgtaacatcccaaattttaaaacaaagagaaaatgaatttccctatttccaaaaataagaaccaacaaaaacttttattgaataaggtgctatgcatagtgctcatgcttgatccttgtgttattgccatgatgattgcctGAGTGCTTATCAAAttttctaaaaccctaaaccatgatggttgtgatcaaatagaaccaaagaagaacaaataaaaagaaaaaaaaatcaaagggtgaggcatatgtgggcttatggccatttctccaataatggcctatgccctatttactTTACCTAAATGGTAAAACCCTCCATGAAACCAACCATCATCAAATGAACCCAAAACAATGATCTTTTGGATCaaagagaaataaagaaaaataaaataacactacatatgtgcttatggccaattttgcaaatcttgaacctaggccaatttgacttgtgccaatggttgggtaATGTTACTAAACAACTAAGAaccatttggtcgagcaccttatgtgcatctcttgcggccatttggtcgagcaccttatgtgcacAATTCTGCCAACCCAACACATCCTTTTAACCAGCAGATAATGGCCTAAACCATCTAACTTTGGTCATCATTTGTACTCTCCTGTATCCCTTGCTTCatgccaagcaccagagacatAGTTTAGTACATGAGATC includes these proteins:
- the LOC124672884 gene encoding protein trichome birefringence-like 10, with the translated sequence MEMASARRRARQVSGDHVVLLSACVVLISVTLLLAAAVSSGFGAAGVAGEIKVVVRTTSAPAAVEDVDGGRRYCGEDDRDSMFVDGEWVRDEAELRYPLYQSRDCPFIDVGFRCGENGRPDDGYARWTWRPRRCTLPRFDAKKLLEVLRNRRLVFVGDSIGRNQWESMLCMLSSVVPDAEASVREENGSPITKHKGYLSFRFLHHNLTVEHYRSPYLVRRGSRPRRAPRHVRSVLQLGSMDARAPLWKGADVLVFNSGHWWNQDRFQQLQCYFQEGKKLRLDMSVEAAYQRAMDTVYQWVQKEVDASKTLAIFRTYSPAHTRATNGGSCAMETLPELNRTKVSLERWPGTLQPVFGGLDSEAASDLRVMNVTLMTAQRRDGHPAVYNVKPSARVSVGQRADCSHWCLPGVPDAWNELLYAMILTRYV